A genomic window from Schistocerca serialis cubense isolate TAMUIC-IGC-003099 chromosome 4, iqSchSeri2.2, whole genome shotgun sequence includes:
- the LOC126474706 gene encoding uncharacterized protein LOC126474706, whose amino-acid sequence MSQKRKRVVLGLNQKLEIIKRLRKGETATSVALIYGIGRTTVNDIKRDADKIEQHVSTMQSMDGDVRTRKTMKPAKYDELDTAMYRWFIQARSQGIPLFQILSDDEIVANVSATKEEEEEEEEEEEADEDECSNHEEKQTISHLEAETMLSKCIEWFESQEEANATQAILLREIRNIAAVKARTSKRQKKLTDYFQAR is encoded by the coding sequence atgtctcaaaaacgtaaacgtgttgttttaggacttaatcaaaaacttgaaattataaaacgctTAAGAAAGGGCGAAACTGCAACAAGTGTAGCACTGATttatggtattggaagaacaacagttaacgatataaaacgtgatgctgataaaatagaacaacatgtgtcaacaatgcagagcatggatggagatgtgcgaacaagaaagacaatgaaacctgcaaaatatgatgaattggacactgcaatgtaccgatggtttatacaagcaagaagtcaggggattcctctttttcaaattttgagtgatgacgaaattgttgccaacgtaagtgccaccaaagaagaagaagaagaagaagaagaagaagaagaagctgatgaagacgagtgttcaaaccatgaagaaaaacaaactattagccatttagaggccgaaacaatgctgtCCAAGTGTATAGAATGGTTTGAAAGTCAAGAAGAGGCTAATGCAACGCAAGCAATACTGCTCCGAGAAATACGAAATATCGCCGCGGTGAAAGCTCGaacatcaaaaaggcagaagaaattgactgactatttccaagctagataa